From one Dysidea avara chromosome 9, odDysAvar1.4, whole genome shotgun sequence genomic stretch:
- the LOC136267363 gene encoding neurogenic locus notch homolog protein 1-like, whose amino-acid sequence MCYYSLVFVLVLLPSMLVTVTVSITCDPPCVHGVCISVAGDAKSYDACRCDALWYGDDCSEFICDRPEANPCRNGATCQPLANYTDYECQCAVNYSGEFCTVSHFNCSNTTCSGHGNCSDNDLDPSGYQCECDVGFSGSYCEENIDECVGVNCNNGTCVDGISSYYCSCNVNYTGSHCEDVDYCSIHNAEESNGCHSGICCPNGGTCINVPEEERHECACPPPWLAVHSCRRRAVLCADDPCHNGASCEDDGLQYNCTCPSGFTGKHCEVELLECITNPCQNNATCYEVEADYNNLQFGQHCSCLPYTTGEFCESKYDPCDDVECHNGGSCWSHFVTGEYYTECQCVDGYTGQDCSTDIDECSENDLCKNGAECTNLPGSFHCNCTSGFTGDHCQININICTNIACQNDNCLPTPDDFQCNCLSGYHGQYCQWLTNQTCAGANNTRFGCAPGHTSNCIENLGGLDGRQISVGGEIITVVFECKCNDGFVGDLCEGIVPYCNRNPCTSPYRYHRCITNYTNPSIPHCICKTGYEGEECEIDVDLCENSPCLHNGTCQDRGTYYSCHCPRGYSGINCSIERCMANTCNNAGSCWNTHTGPKCSCYDGCTGSRCKTCLDPCEENPCLNGGTCSSTRRRFSCDCPVGYSGATCSVCLQPFCACTVSGCEEKGNNGICDDECNNEQCHWDNDECRLIKTEDPWNQCSVMVDGKSCQELFNNGVCDSECATTKCLLDGKDCLPVCPRRKCANRFQNQKCDQRCNTQECLFDGGDCKSQTEVKLAKGLLTFIVTLPARGRISTRRLNWNLFLVTLGDLLNCIPIIEDVREIVEPEERTTHRWNMTVALDVGDCTNLCITSSSEAKDILNIHYSRGSFPPYPYRVTNMSYHKTV is encoded by the exons ATGTGCTACTATTCACTGGTGTTCGTACTGGTGCTATTGCCTTCTA TGTTAGTTACAGTCACCGTGTCCATAACGTGTGATCCTCCGTGCGTTCATGGAGTGTGTATATCAGTGGCTGGTGATGCAAAAAGTTACGATGCTTGCAG GTGTGATGCTCTATGGTATGGTGACGACTGTTCAGAGTTCATCTGTGATCGTCCTGAAGCTAACCCATGTAGAAATGGCGCCACTTGTCAGCCACTAGCCAACTATACTGACTATGAATGTCAATGTGCTGTGAATTACAGTGGTGAATTTTGCACAGTCAGCCATTTTAACTGTAGTAACACTACATGTAGTGGACATGGTAACTGTTCAGATAATGATCTTGATCCATCTGGTTATCAGTGTGAGTGTGATGTAGGATTTAGTGGATCATATTGTGAAGAGAATATTGATGAGTGTGTGGGTGTTAATTGTAACAATGGTACCTGTGTGGATGGTATATCAAGCTATTATTGTTCTTGTAATGTAAACTACACTGGTAGTCATTGTGAAGATGTGGACTACTGTTCTATACACAATGCTGAGGAATCCAATGGCTGTCATAGTGGTATATGTTGTCCCAATGGTGGTACTTGCATTAATGTACCAGAAGAAGAGCGACATGAATGTGCCTGTCCTCCTCCTTGGTTGGCAGTTCATAGTTGTCGAAGACGTGCAGTACTCTGTGCAGATGATCCTTGTCATAATGGTGCCAGTTGTGAAGATGATGGCCTTCAGTACAACTGTACATGTCCATCAG GTTTCACTGGGAAACACTGTGAAGTTGAGCTACTAGAGTGTATCACAAATCCTTGTCAGAATAATGCAACTTGCTATGAAGTTGAAGCAGATTATAATAATTTGCAGTTTGGGCAACACTGCTCTTGTCTTCCTTATACTACTGGTGAATTCTGTGAATCAAAATATGATCCTTGTGATGACGTAGAGTGCCATAATGGTGGTAGTTGTTGGTCACACTTTGTGACAGGCGAATATTACACAGAGTGTCAATGTGTTGATGGGTACACTGGCCAAGACTGTTCCACTGACATTGATGAATGTTCAGAGAATGACTTATGCAAAAATGGTGCTGAGTGTACAAATCTTCCTGGATCATTTCACTGTAATTGCACCAGTGGATTTACTGGTGATCATTGCCAAATCAACATAAACATCTGCACAAACATTGCATGTCAGAATGATAATTGTCTCCCAACTCCAGATGACTTTCAGTGTAACTGTCTCTCTGGCTATCACGGACAATATTGTCAGTGGTTAACCAATCAAACTTGTGCAGGAGCTAACAATACTAGATTTGGCTGTGCCCCTGGACACACTTCAAATTGTATTGAAAATCTTGGAGGGTTAGATGGCAGGCAAATTTCTGTTGGAGGGGAAATTATCACTGTTGTATTTGAGTGCAAATGTAATGATGGATTTGTTGGTGATTTGTGTGAAGGAATAGTTCCATATTGCAATAGGAATCCATGCACCAGTCCGTATCGATATCACAGGTGTATAACTAACTACACTAATCCATCCATTCCCCATTGCATCTGCAAGACTGGCTATGAAGGAGAAGAGTGTGAAATTGATGTGGACTTGTGTGAGAACTCTCCGTGCCTCCACAATGGCACCTGTCAAGATCGTGGAACATATTATTCTTGTCATTGTCCACGAGGGTACAGTGGTATTAATTGCTCTATAGAGAGATGTATGGCTAACACTTGTAACAATGCTGGGTCTTGTTGGAATACTCACACTGGACCAAAATGTTCATGTTATGATGGTTGTACTGGAAGCAGATGTAAAACTTGCCTTGACCCATGTGAAGAAAACCCTTGCCTTAATGGAGGAACTTGCTCTAGTACTAGAAGACGTTTCTCATGTGATTGTCCAGTTGGATATTCTGGAGCCACTTGTTCTGTTTGCCTGCAACCATTTTGTGCCTGTACTGTGTCTGGATGTGAAGAGAAGGGAAATAATGGAATATGTGAT gacgagtgtaataatgAGCAATGTCACTGGGACAATGATGAGTGTCGTCTGATCAAGACAGAAGACCCCTGGAATCAGTGTTCAGTGATGGTTGATGGTAAATCTTGTCAAGAGTTATTCAACAATGGAGTGTGTGACAGTGAGTGTGCTACTACAAAGTGTCTTCTGGATGGTAAAGATTGTCTGCCAGTGTGTCCTCGCAG GAAATGTGCAAACCGTTTCCAAAATCAGAAATGTGACCAGAGGTGTAACACACAAGAATGTCTGTTTGATGGAGGTGACTGTAAATCACAGACTGAAGTTAAACTG GCAAAAGGACTATTAACATTTATTGTAACGCTACCGGCAAGGGGGAGAATTTCTACAAGGAGACTAAACTGGAATTTATTCCTAGTGACATTAGGTGATCTATTGAACTGTATACCCATCATTGAGGATGTAAGGGAGATAGTTGAACCAGAGGAGAGGACTACACACAG GTGGAACATGACAGTTGCTTTAGATGTGGGTGATTGTACTAACCTTTGTATCACTAGTAGTTCTGAG GCTAAAGACATTCTCAACATCCATTACTCAAGAGGTAGTTTTCCTCCATACCCATACAGGGTAACAAACATGTCCT ATCACAAGACAGTGTGA